A genomic window from Litoreibacter janthinus includes:
- a CDS encoding ABC transporter substrate-binding protein, translating to MKLTTLAVAAMMAASPVMADLVFPSLSYRTGPYAANGIPFADGYEDYFTLLNERDGGIGGVPIKVIECETGYNTEKGVECYEATKGEGALVYQPLSTGITYQLIPKVTADGIPMHTMGYGRTSAKNGETFSNVFNYPANYWDGASHAINHIMSLGDISGKKIALVYHNSAYGKEPIRTLEELSKKHGFELMLVPVDHPGQEQKSQWLQIRQQRPDNVIMYGWGVMNQVAIQEAANIRYPMENFIGIWWSGSENDVLPAGDRANGYKALTFHNLGDDYPLYDDLRKYVVDAGKAAGAGDQLGTALYNRGMYAAMLASEAAKTAQELSGEKNLTPAMMRDGMEALEMTEAKMAEIGLPGFGPEFKVSCQNHGGNGLGAVAQWDAAAKKWSLITGYEGSDQDVIQPLIDEDSAAFAAEAGIEAGCK from the coding sequence ATGAAACTGACGACCTTAGCAGTGGCGGCCATGATGGCAGCCAGCCCAGTGATGGCAGACCTTGTGTTCCCGTCGCTGTCCTATCGCACTGGCCCATATGCCGCCAACGGTATTCCATTCGCGGATGGATACGAAGATTATTTCACCCTGCTGAACGAGCGCGACGGCGGCATTGGCGGCGTGCCGATCAAAGTGATCGAATGCGAAACCGGCTACAACACCGAGAAGGGTGTGGAATGCTACGAGGCCACCAAGGGGGAAGGCGCGTTGGTGTACCAGCCGCTGTCGACCGGCATCACCTACCAGCTGATCCCGAAAGTGACCGCTGACGGCATCCCGATGCACACCATGGGCTATGGCCGGACATCTGCGAAGAACGGCGAGACGTTCTCCAACGTGTTCAACTATCCGGCCAACTATTGGGATGGGGCATCGCACGCGATCAACCACATCATGTCGCTTGGCGACATCTCTGGTAAGAAAATCGCGCTGGTCTATCACAACTCTGCTTATGGCAAGGAGCCGATCCGCACCTTGGAGGAGCTTTCCAAGAAGCACGGTTTTGAGTTGATGTTGGTTCCAGTCGACCACCCCGGCCAAGAGCAAAAATCGCAATGGCTGCAAATCCGCCAACAGCGCCCTGACAACGTCATCATGTACGGCTGGGGCGTTATGAACCAAGTCGCCATTCAGGAAGCGGCCAACATCCGTTATCCGATGGAAAACTTCATTGGTATCTGGTGGTCCGGCTCGGAAAATGACGTGCTGCCAGCAGGCGACCGTGCGAATGGCTACAAGGCTCTGACGTTCCATAACCTCGGCGACGACTACCCGCTCTATGACGACTTGCGCAAATACGTGGTCGATGCGGGCAAAGCTGCAGGTGCTGGCGACCAACTTGGCACGGCGCTGTATAACCGTGGCATGTATGCTGCAATGTTGGCCTCCGAAGCTGCCAAAACAGCGCAAGAGCTGTCGGGCGAGAAGAACCTGACACCTGCCATGATGCGCGACGGCATGGAAGCACTGGAAATGACCGAAGCCAAAATGGCCGAGATCGGACTGCCAGGCTTTGGTCCTGAGTTCAAAGTGTCTTGCCAGAACCACGGCGGCAACGGCCTTGGAGCTGTAGCGCAGTGGGATGCAGCGGCGAAAAAATGGTCGCTGATCACGGGCTATGAAGGCTCTGATCAAGACGTGATCCAGCCGTTGATCGACGAAGACAGCGCAGCATTCGCAGCCGAAGCCGGCATCGAAGCGGGCTGCAAGTAA
- a CDS encoding ABC transporter ATP-binding protein, whose product MLDGSKTETLLEVNNIEVIYNHVILVLKGVSLKVAQGGITALLGGNGAGKSTTLKAVSNLLHSERGEVTKGSIIYRGDHIAGLDPADMVKRGVIQVMEGRHCFEHLTVEENLMTGAYTRSDGRGAVAADLEKVYAYFPRLRERRTSQAGYTSGGEQQMVAIGRAMMAKPETILLDEPSMGLAPQLVEEIFGIVKSLNEQEGVSFLLAEQNTNVALRFAHYGYILESGRVVMDGPAAELRENPDVKEFYLGMSDEGRKSFRDVRSYRRRKRWLS is encoded by the coding sequence ATGCTGGATGGTTCCAAAACTGAGACCCTCTTGGAGGTCAACAACATTGAGGTGATTTATAATCACGTCATTCTGGTGCTGAAGGGCGTGTCCCTGAAGGTGGCGCAAGGCGGGATTACGGCGCTTCTGGGCGGCAACGGGGCGGGCAAGTCGACGACTCTGAAAGCGGTGTCGAACTTGCTGCATTCGGAGCGGGGTGAGGTGACCAAGGGGTCGATCATCTATCGCGGCGACCATATTGCCGGGCTGGATCCTGCGGATATGGTGAAGCGTGGGGTTATTCAGGTGATGGAGGGGCGCCATTGCTTTGAACACCTGACAGTCGAAGAAAATCTGATGACCGGCGCGTATACCCGATCCGATGGGCGCGGCGCTGTGGCGGCTGATCTGGAAAAGGTCTACGCCTATTTCCCGCGCTTGCGAGAACGGCGCACGTCACAGGCGGGCTACACCTCTGGCGGAGAGCAGCAGATGGTTGCGATTGGCCGCGCGATGATGGCCAAGCCCGAAACGATCTTGTTGGACGAGCCGTCGATGGGACTTGCGCCGCAGCTGGTGGAAGAGATTTTCGGAATTGTGAAGTCTTTGAATGAACAGGAGGGCGTGTCCTTTCTGCTGGCGGAACAGAACACCAACGTGGCACTACGATTTGCACATTACGGGTATATCCTTGAAAGCGGTCGCGTTGTAATGGACGGACCTGCCGCAGAACTGCGCGAGAACCCCGACGTGAAAGAGTTTTACCTTGGTATGTCGGATGAGGGACGAAAGTCGTTCCGCGATGTACGCAGTTATCGGCGTCGCAAACGTTGGCTGTCGTAG
- a CDS encoding phenylacetate--CoA ligase family protein yields the protein MGFYDDLETRSADAREAAQVAALRKLGVELKSLAELSGRPVLRKSDLSAKQKEKPPFGGMHVDNVAHVFQSPGPIYEPGGVSHDWWRFGRFLNACGIGRNDVVQNCFGYHLTPAGMMFENGARAVGARVLPAGTGQTELQVRAAKDVGATAYAGTPDYLNVILEKADEMGEALGFTKAAVSGGALFPSLRQSYADRGISCLQCYATADLGHIAYESDAMEGMIIDEGVIVEIVTPGTGTPVAEGQVGEIVVTSLNPDYPLIRFGTGDMSAIMTGTSPCGRTNMRIKGWMGRADQTTKIKGMFVRPEQVADLVAKHAEIVRARVVASRDGEMDTMRVLIEADGGSAEVFASSIVDVLKLKGAVDVVPVGSLPNDGLVIEDQRSYD from the coding sequence GTGGGATTCTATGATGACTTGGAGACCCGCAGTGCGGACGCACGCGAAGCCGCTCAAGTGGCAGCATTGCGAAAGCTTGGCGTCGAACTAAAGAGTTTGGCGGAGCTGTCAGGCAGGCCTGTGCTGCGAAAGTCAGACCTTTCGGCGAAGCAGAAAGAAAAGCCGCCATTTGGAGGCATGCATGTCGACAACGTCGCGCATGTTTTTCAATCGCCGGGGCCGATTTACGAGCCTGGTGGCGTGTCCCACGACTGGTGGCGCTTCGGTCGGTTTTTGAACGCCTGCGGGATCGGCCGCAACGATGTCGTGCAAAACTGTTTCGGCTATCATCTGACCCCCGCAGGGATGATGTTTGAAAATGGCGCACGCGCCGTGGGCGCGCGGGTCCTGCCAGCGGGCACGGGCCAAACCGAATTACAGGTTCGCGCAGCCAAAGACGTCGGCGCGACGGCCTATGCAGGCACGCCAGACTATTTGAATGTTATATTGGAGAAGGCCGATGAAATGGGGGAGGCCTTGGGCTTCACTAAGGCGGCGGTGTCGGGCGGTGCGTTATTCCCGTCGTTGCGGCAGAGCTATGCGGATCGTGGTATCTCGTGTCTCCAATGCTATGCAACGGCCGATCTTGGGCATATTGCCTACGAGTCTGACGCAATGGAAGGTATGATCATCGACGAAGGCGTTATCGTCGAGATTGTGACGCCCGGGACCGGGACGCCCGTGGCCGAGGGCCAAGTTGGCGAGATTGTTGTCACATCGTTGAACCCCGATTACCCGCTGATCCGCTTTGGTACGGGCGACATGAGCGCCATTATGACAGGAACATCGCCATGCGGGCGAACCAACATGCGCATCAAAGGCTGGATGGGACGGGCGGACCAGACAACCAAGATCAAAGGCATGTTCGTACGTCCCGAACAGGTGGCTGATCTCGTTGCGAAGCATGCCGAGATCGTACGGGCGAGGGTCGTGGCCTCCCGCGATGGAGAAATGGACACAATGCGTGTTTTGATTGAGGCTGACGGTGGAAGCGCGGAGGTTTTCGCCAGCTCTATTGTTGATGTGTTGAAACTAAAAGGCGCTGTAGACGTTGTCCCCGTAGGTAGCCTGCCCAATGATGGGCTCGTGATCGAGGATCAACGTAGCTACGATTAG
- a CDS encoding peptidoglycan-binding domain-containing protein, with amino-acid sequence MKPHASLAALLLMSVPAWAGDMALVVGNEDYANGRDLGSADEMLDAVTPLQDAGFEVLSGADLSAAALLDLVSNLNSKTDGSGRVVVALSGHFGQSTSGNWFIGSDADGPDLVSVNAQAVSISTLLEIAGRSPGGAVVALGVEEAEFKFGSGMRTGLGSFDIPQGVSVIIGPSGDVADFAKDALPVKGQSIANALNAWPSLQGMGFMAPLVPFLPSDGEAPPAVVKVDPDADQKALWKVTQDIGTLDAYEAYLKRHPKGLFTDQARAEIEKIIAQPQLLAEQSEAALNLSRDRRREIQRSLSLLDYDPNGIDGIFGRGSRAAIQKWQNVNGEDATGFLTLAQIERIKAQADRRSQELEEEARIRKVELERKDRAYWRATGQGGDETGLRAYLERYPDGVFAELATARLEPFEDARRAAAAEQDRADWDAAVSVGSLAAYQGYIQANPEGAFVEQARAQIAELEFEAKNADALRAAERNEERLGLNGGTKRLVEDRLRSLGLKPGAVDGTFDDDTRRAIRRYQEARNLPRTGFLSQQTLVRLLADSVLR; translated from the coding sequence ATGAAACCCCACGCCAGCCTAGCCGCCCTGTTGTTAATGTCGGTGCCTGCCTGGGCGGGGGACATGGCCCTAGTTGTCGGCAACGAAGACTATGCCAACGGGCGAGATCTGGGATCCGCGGACGAGATGTTGGACGCGGTTACGCCGTTGCAGGACGCTGGGTTCGAAGTTCTGAGCGGCGCGGACCTGAGCGCCGCTGCGCTCTTGGACTTGGTGTCGAACTTGAACTCCAAAACCGACGGATCGGGGCGCGTGGTCGTCGCTTTGTCAGGGCATTTCGGCCAGAGCACTAGCGGGAACTGGTTCATTGGATCTGATGCGGACGGGCCTGATTTGGTGTCGGTCAACGCCCAGGCCGTTTCAATCTCGACACTTCTGGAAATCGCTGGCCGCTCCCCTGGCGGTGCTGTCGTGGCGTTGGGTGTGGAGGAGGCAGAGTTTAAGTTCGGCAGCGGAATGCGCACCGGCTTAGGAAGCTTCGACATCCCGCAAGGGGTAAGCGTCATTATCGGTCCGTCAGGCGATGTTGCTGATTTCGCCAAAGACGCGCTTCCCGTGAAAGGGCAATCCATCGCAAACGCGCTGAACGCCTGGCCGAGTTTGCAAGGCATGGGCTTTATGGCCCCGCTTGTTCCGTTCCTTCCAAGCGACGGAGAAGCCCCACCTGCCGTGGTGAAAGTCGATCCGGATGCCGATCAGAAGGCGCTGTGGAAAGTAACGCAGGATATCGGGACGCTAGACGCCTACGAGGCCTATTTGAAGCGCCACCCGAAAGGGCTGTTCACCGATCAAGCGCGCGCTGAAATTGAAAAGATCATAGCGCAGCCGCAACTTTTAGCGGAACAAAGTGAAGCGGCACTCAATTTGAGCCGAGACAGACGCCGCGAGATTCAACGCTCCTTGTCTTTGTTAGATTACGATCCGAACGGAATTGACGGTATTTTTGGTCGCGGGTCGCGAGCTGCCATCCAGAAATGGCAGAATGTGAACGGGGAGGACGCGACGGGGTTCCTGACGCTTGCCCAGATCGAGCGGATCAAGGCGCAAGCCGATCGCCGATCGCAGGAACTGGAAGAAGAGGCGCGAATTCGTAAGGTCGAGCTGGAACGCAAGGACCGCGCATATTGGCGAGCTACGGGCCAAGGTGGCGACGAAACAGGGTTACGCGCCTATCTGGAGCGCTACCCCGACGGGGTGTTTGCCGAACTCGCGACAGCGCGTCTTGAACCTTTTGAAGACGCCCGCCGCGCAGCCGCTGCCGAGCAGGATCGCGCGGACTGGGATGCCGCGGTATCGGTAGGGTCGCTGGCTGCATACCAAGGTTACATTCAGGCAAATCCCGAGGGCGCATTTGTTGAGCAGGCGCGCGCGCAGATTGCTGAATTGGAGTTTGAGGCAAAGAACGCAGACGCCTTGCGTGCGGCCGAACGCAATGAGGAACGTTTGGGTCTGAATGGTGGCACCAAGCGTTTGGTCGAAGATCGGCTGCGGTCGCTAGGCCTAAAGCCCGGCGCAGTGGACGGGACATTTGACGATGACACACGCCGCGCGATCCGACGCTATCAAGAGGCGCGAAATTTGCCGCGCACCGGTTTCCTGAGCCAGCAGACACTGGTTCGCTTGCTCGCGGATTCGGTGCTGCGCTAG
- the recR gene encoding recombination mediator RecR has product MSNSTKDLDHLIEMMAKLPGLGPRSARRAVLHMIKKRALLMVPLADSLQHVAATARECLNCGNIGTSDVCDICTTEKRANGEICVVEDVADLWAMERSGVFKGRYHVLGGTLSALDAIGPEELRIPKLMDRVVGEQISEVILALNATIDGQTTAHYIAGELDRRGVTVTSLAQGVPIGGELDYLDDGTISAALKARKAI; this is encoded by the coding sequence GTGTCAAACTCAACCAAAGATTTGGATCATCTCATCGAGATGATGGCAAAGCTGCCGGGACTTGGCCCCCGTTCGGCGCGGCGTGCAGTGTTGCACATGATCAAGAAGCGCGCGCTCCTTATGGTACCACTCGCCGACAGTTTGCAGCACGTCGCCGCCACCGCGCGGGAGTGCCTGAACTGCGGGAACATCGGCACCTCAGACGTTTGCGACATCTGCACCACTGAAAAGCGCGCAAACGGAGAAATCTGTGTCGTCGAAGACGTCGCCGACTTGTGGGCGATGGAGCGTTCCGGCGTCTTCAAGGGCCGTTACCATGTATTGGGTGGCACCTTGTCCGCGCTGGACGCCATTGGGCCAGAAGAGCTACGCATCCCAAAGCTGATGGACCGTGTGGTCGGCGAGCAGATTAGCGAAGTCATTTTGGCGCTTAACGCCACAATCGACGGTCAAACAACCGCGCACTATATCGCAGGCGAACTAGACAGGCGTGGCGTTACCGTAACGTCGTTGGCGCAAGGCGTCCCAATCGGTGGGGAGTTGGACTACCTCGACGACGGGACCATTTCTGCGGCGTTGAAAGCGCGCAAAGCAATCTAG
- a CDS encoding YbaB/EbfC family nucleoid-associated protein: MLKGLGSLGDMAGMMKKAKEMQDKMTQMQEDLQNIEVQGESGAGLVKATATAKGILTGLDIDPSIFHPEEKEVVEDLILAAIKDAQSKAADKAASEMSKLTEEMGIPAGMKLPF; the protein is encoded by the coding sequence ATGCTCAAAGGACTAGGCAGCCTCGGCGACATGGCCGGAATGATGAAAAAAGCCAAAGAGATGCAGGATAAGATGACCCAGATGCAGGAAGACCTGCAGAACATCGAAGTCCAAGGCGAAAGCGGTGCAGGTTTGGTGAAGGCCACCGCAACTGCTAAAGGTATCCTGACCGGCCTGGATATCGACCCTTCGATCTTTCATCCAGAGGAGAAAGAAGTCGTCGAAGATCTGATCCTTGCTGCCATCAAAGACGCCCAGTCGAAAGCTGCGGACAAGGCCGCCTCCGAGATGAGCAAGCTCACCGAGGAAATGGGAATTCCGGCAGGCATGAAACTGCCCTTCTGA
- a CDS encoding DNA polymerase III subunit gamma/tau translates to MTETTSGGYQVLARKYRPATFADLIGQDAMVRTLKNAFDAGRIAQAFIMTGIRGTGKTTTARIIAKGMNCVGADGQGGPTTDPCGVCDNCVAIAEGRHVDVMEMDAASRTGVGDIREIIDSVHYRAASARYKIYIIDEVHMLSTSAFNALLKTLEEPPEHVKFIFATTEIRKVPVTVLSRCQRFDLRRIEPEVMIAHLQSIAAKETAEIAEDALALITRAAEGSVRDAMSLMDQAISHGAGETTAPQVRAMLGLADRGRVLDLFDLVMKGDAAGALQELSSQYADGADPMAVLRDLAEITHWVSVIKITPEAADDPTVGPDERTRGAQMAEALPMRAMSRMWQLLLKSLEEVASAPNAMMAAEMAIIRLTHMADLPSPEELVRKLQETPPPSAPSGGSTPPQGGGMTTARAQTETVTMGGGTSAALDVSPEHALARYATFNQVVELIRTNRDMKLLVEVEGYIQLAHYAPGRIEFVPTNDAPRDLAARLGARLQQWTGQRWAVTLVNEGGAPTLAAERDREANALKAEATGHPLMQATLQAFPGAKIIEIRTAADLVQEAAVEALPEVEDEWDPFEDD, encoded by the coding sequence ATGACTGAAACCACCAGCGGCGGCTATCAGGTTCTGGCGCGGAAATACCGCCCAGCCACATTCGCCGATCTGATCGGTCAGGACGCCATGGTGCGCACGCTCAAGAACGCTTTTGACGCGGGCCGTATTGCACAAGCGTTCATCATGACGGGCATTCGAGGCACTGGCAAAACCACCACAGCGCGGATTATCGCTAAAGGAATGAACTGCGTCGGTGCTGATGGTCAAGGTGGCCCGACGACTGACCCCTGTGGGGTTTGCGACAACTGTGTGGCGATCGCAGAAGGCCGCCATGTCGACGTTATGGAAATGGACGCGGCGTCTCGGACCGGTGTGGGTGACATTCGCGAAATTATCGACTCTGTTCACTACCGCGCCGCTTCCGCCCGCTACAAAATTTACATCATCGATGAGGTGCACATGCTGTCCACCTCCGCCTTCAACGCCCTGTTGAAGACGCTGGAGGAGCCGCCCGAACACGTCAAATTCATCTTCGCCACCACGGAAATCCGTAAAGTTCCGGTCACCGTCCTGTCCCGCTGCCAACGTTTCGATCTGCGCCGGATCGAGCCGGAGGTGATGATCGCCCACCTGCAATCCATCGCTGCAAAAGAAACAGCTGAAATCGCCGAGGACGCGCTAGCGCTGATCACCCGCGCCGCAGAAGGCTCTGTGCGTGATGCGATGAGCCTCATGGATCAGGCCATTTCCCACGGCGCAGGCGAAACAACGGCACCCCAAGTCCGTGCCATGCTCGGCCTTGCTGATCGCGGCCGCGTGCTGGACCTGTTCGACCTTGTCATGAAGGGCGACGCCGCAGGCGCATTGCAAGAACTGTCCTCGCAATATGCCGACGGGGCCGATCCTATGGCCGTCCTGCGTGACTTGGCCGAAATCACCCACTGGGTTAGCGTTATCAAAATTACGCCTGAGGCAGCCGATGATCCGACTGTCGGGCCGGACGAGCGCACACGCGGTGCGCAAATGGCCGAAGCGCTTCCGATGCGCGCGATGTCCCGCATGTGGCAACTCCTGCTGAAATCCCTAGAAGAGGTCGCAAGCGCGCCCAACGCCATGATGGCGGCTGAAATGGCGATCATCCGGTTGACCCATATGGCCGACTTGCCTTCGCCAGAAGAGTTGGTGCGCAAGTTGCAAGAAACGCCGCCCCCATCCGCGCCATCCGGCGGATCAACGCCACCACAAGGCGGCGGAATGACGACTGCCCGCGCGCAAACTGAAACAGTCACAATGGGCGGTGGTACGTCTGCTGCTCTGGACGTTTCGCCAGAACATGCGCTCGCCCGCTACGCGACATTCAATCAGGTCGTGGAGCTCATCCGCACCAACAGAGACATGAAGCTGCTGGTCGAGGTCGAAGGCTACATCCAGTTGGCCCACTACGCCCCTGGGCGTATTGAGTTTGTTCCCACAAACGACGCGCCACGCGATCTCGCAGCGCGTCTTGGCGCTCGCCTGCAGCAGTGGACGGGTCAGCGGTGGGCAGTCACTCTTGTTAACGAAGGTGGCGCACCGACCCTAGCCGCTGAACGTGACAGAGAGGCGAACGCGCTGAAGGCCGAAGCCACTGGACACCCGCTGATGCAAGCCACTCTTCAGGCCTTCCCCGGTGCGAAAATCATCGAGATCCGCACCGCCGCGGATTTGGTCCAGGAGGCCGCTGTCGAGGCGCTTCCTGAAGTCGAAGATGAATGGGACCCGTTCGAGGACGACTGA
- the nudC gene encoding NAD(+) diphosphatase, translated as MKLAETVTFGGSGLDRAAHLRGDAAALETLLAKSGTGVLPLWRGKPLIAGEDRDRPAWQTADHAIFALADEAPIFLGLDDGEARFARDISNWEPDENLETLNQFLDPSEQRFPGLPETERFSELRAIMTNLNVRDAELIATAKAIGSWHETHGFCARCGAKSRISMAGWQRDCDTCGGHHFPRTDPVVIMLVTHGNSVLMGRSPGWPEGMYSCLAGFVEPGETIEAAVRRETFEESGIEVGEVEYLSSQPWPFPASLMFGCRGHAITTKITIDPDEIEDAIWVTREEMMETFAGNNPKMKPARKGAIAHFLLLNWLQDTLD; from the coding sequence TTGAAACTTGCGGAAACAGTTACATTTGGTGGCTCTGGACTGGACCGCGCTGCACATTTGCGTGGTGATGCGGCGGCTTTAGAGACGCTTTTGGCCAAGTCAGGCACTGGGGTTTTACCGCTTTGGCGCGGTAAGCCGTTGATTGCGGGAGAAGATCGTGATCGACCCGCATGGCAAACGGCAGATCACGCGATTTTTGCCCTTGCTGACGAAGCCCCTATTTTTTTGGGGTTAGACGATGGCGAAGCGCGGTTCGCGCGCGACATCTCCAACTGGGAGCCGGACGAAAATCTTGAGACACTGAACCAGTTTCTTGACCCATCCGAGCAGCGCTTCCCGGGCCTGCCGGAGACGGAACGATTCTCCGAGCTTCGGGCGATTATGACCAATCTGAATGTGCGGGATGCTGAATTGATCGCGACGGCGAAAGCCATCGGAAGCTGGCACGAGACCCATGGGTTTTGTGCAAGATGTGGTGCGAAGAGCCGGATTTCGATGGCAGGATGGCAGCGCGATTGTGATACATGTGGCGGGCACCACTTCCCGCGCACCGATCCCGTCGTCATCATGCTGGTGACGCATGGGAATTCGGTGCTGATGGGCCGTTCCCCAGGCTGGCCCGAAGGGATGTATTCCTGCCTTGCCGGGTTCGTAGAGCCAGGAGAGACCATCGAGGCCGCCGTGCGTCGCGAGACGTTCGAAGAATCGGGCATCGAGGTCGGTGAGGTCGAGTATCTTTCAAGCCAGCCGTGGCCGTTTCCGGCGTCTTTGATGTTTGGATGCCGCGGCCATGCTATAACGACCAAGATTACAATCGACCCCGACGAAATCGAAGATGCGATTTGGGTCACGCGCGAAGAGATGATGGAGACGTTTGCGGGCAACAATCCGAAAATGAAACCCGCGCGCAAAGGCGCCATCGCGCATTTCCTGTTGCTTAACTGGCTTCAGGATACGTTAGACTGA
- a CDS encoding SRPBCC family protein gives MKFSTKEDLEIPIDEVFQMLSDFDGFERAILRRGADVSRTDKMSTIGVGLSWKARATVRGKKREFDVSLIEYDRPNQMLFDVKTKNMAATFLVELVALSRARTRMRVELDVRPQTLSARLLMQSAKLARNTLNRRYKTRIAHFASDLEERHKKSLRATGA, from the coding sequence ATGAAGTTCTCTACCAAGGAAGACCTAGAGATTCCTATCGACGAAGTGTTTCAGATGCTGTCGGATTTCGACGGGTTTGAACGTGCGATTTTGCGACGTGGCGCTGACGTTTCCCGCACAGATAAAATGTCGACAATCGGCGTCGGCTTGAGCTGGAAAGCCCGCGCGACCGTGCGCGGAAAGAAGCGCGAATTTGACGTGTCCCTAATCGAATACGATCGCCCGAACCAGATGCTTTTTGACGTAAAAACCAAGAACATGGCCGCGACTTTTCTTGTCGAGTTGGTGGCACTGTCCCGCGCCCGTACTCGTATGCGCGTCGAGTTGGATGTGCGACCCCAGACGCTTTCAGCACGGTTGCTGATGCAGTCCGCGAAACTTGCTCGCAACACGCTGAATCGCCGCTACAAGACACGCATCGCACATTTCGCCAGCGATCTGGAAGAGCGTCACAAGAAAAGCCTACGCGCGACTGGCGCCTAG
- a CDS encoding NUDIX hydrolase, with amino-acid sequence MTRRPTLGAIAVVVHEGRTLLVQRRNPPNAGLWGFPGGHVELGETALDAAARELLEETGVTARPLSYLTNIDVIGQDDDGDITHHYLLAAVHCAYVAGLPAADDDALDAAWVPVEAALAGDRPLSENVGSVLRMVLD; translated from the coding sequence ATGACGCGGCGCCCTACCCTCGGGGCCATTGCAGTGGTCGTGCATGAAGGGCGTACGCTGCTCGTCCAACGTCGCAACCCGCCCAATGCCGGCCTTTGGGGTTTCCCCGGTGGGCACGTTGAATTGGGAGAAACGGCGCTGGATGCAGCGGCAAGGGAATTGTTGGAAGAAACCGGCGTGACCGCAAGGCCGCTAAGTTACCTTACAAATATCGATGTGATCGGGCAGGACGACGACGGCGATATAACGCATCACTATTTGCTGGCAGCGGTGCACTGCGCCTATGTCGCTGGACTGCCCGCTGCCGACGACGACGCTCTGGATGCTGCGTGGGTTCCTGTGGAGGCGGCCTTAGCAGGCGACCGCCCCCTTTCCGAAAACGTAGGATCTGTTCTTCGGATGGTCTTGGACTAA
- a CDS encoding prephenate dehydratase has protein sequence MAQKIAFQGELGAYSHEACVHARPDMDPLPCTTFEEVIEAVRNGDAALAMLPVENTTYGRVADIHRLLPESGLHIVDEAFVRVRIALMAPKGTSLDSIETVRAHLVLIPQCRAYLAAHGIRGEAAADSAGAAAELAAHPEPGIGVLASEMAAETHGLEVLARDIEDHDTNTTRFLIMSPKADMSRRGDTHMITSFVFNVRNIPAALYKAMGGFATNGVNMTKLESYMVDGEFTATQFYADISGHPDDIGVQHAMEELDFFTSDIKVLGTYPAAFARD, from the coding sequence ATGGCCCAGAAAATTGCATTCCAAGGGGAGCTTGGCGCGTATTCCCATGAAGCCTGCGTGCATGCGCGACCAGACATGGACCCGCTGCCTTGCACCACCTTTGAAGAGGTGATTGAGGCCGTCCGCAACGGCGATGCTGCGCTTGCTATGCTGCCTGTAGAGAATACCACCTATGGACGAGTGGCCGACATTCACCGCTTGCTACCAGAATCAGGTCTACACATTGTTGATGAGGCTTTTGTGAGGGTTCGTATCGCGCTGATGGCGCCCAAAGGCACCTCGCTCGACAGCATTGAGACGGTGCGTGCGCATCTGGTGTTGATCCCGCAATGCCGAGCCTACCTCGCCGCGCATGGCATTCGCGGCGAAGCCGCCGCCGACAGCGCCGGTGCCGCAGCGGAGCTTGCCGCGCATCCAGAGCCAGGCATTGGTGTGTTGGCTTCCGAGATGGCGGCTGAGACACACGGTCTCGAAGTTCTCGCCCGTGACATCGAAGACCACGACACCAACACAACGCGATTCCTGATTATGTCACCCAAGGCCGACATGTCGCGGCGTGGGGATACGCATATGATCACATCCTTCGTGTTCAACGTCCGGAACATCCCTGCCGCGCTCTATAAGGCGATGGGGGGCTTCGCGACGAATGGAGTCAACATGACCAAGCTAGAAAGCTACATGGTCGACGGAGAATTCACTGCAACGCAATTTTATGCCGACATCTCGGGCCACCCAGACGATATCGGCGTTCAGCATGCGATGGAGGAACTGGACTTTTTCACCTCCGATATCAAAGTGCTCGGCACCTATCCCGCCGCGTTCGCGCGCGACTAG